In Cryptococcus neoformans var. grubii H99 chromosome 9, complete sequence, a genomic segment contains:
- a CDS encoding ATP-dependent DNA helicase HFM1/MER3: protein MDFEEDQPLWGGSRQEEEDVYFGKFHYADEYESPYHPNDSPTPRYSIGLSSRSLNPGQNLTGFSTSQFNPSRHTPSPLISGSHSLLPDVAPNRSTRQFTPQNSLARNYSAVLQREQSENYGDEIWEDEEFVEAANESFTHEIDNAKENDPVITAETIRGREELRNKTVFNKNGKPLVPLSRLPIDQRKLFKFPCFNDVQSEVFDDVYQSDENLVVSAPTGSGKTTIFELAFLHNLSFRTPDDSVKPLAVYIAPTKALCNEKAKDWQERLSLALPDVICSEITGDYGNTSTIYNSIRSADLIVTTPEKFDSMTRRSRNLENMSQRLQLIMIDEVHILRESRGATLEVVISRLKGLGRGIRFVALSATVPNIDDIARWLGPTRNEYGQLSRGVLVGREVINAKEKRALAVDDMPMAKVYKFGEEYRPVPLQRETYGIESTGNDWALANRLDKELFPILLRHTAGQSVLVFCPTRKSCQSTAESIFHSYEEARAKGLKLPWQHSPGARLELQDKKLTELSTCGIAVHHAGLDYGDRRAIEDGFRDGKLHMIASTSTLAVGVNLPAHTVVIKGVMAWQGASSGFQEYSDIDIQQMVGRAGRPQYDTSGVVVVMCERSKVRKYQSMLNSQTVLESCLHENLTEYINSEIGQGTIRSVSSAQEWLRNSFFHIRIQQNPKHYALSDEKDKPIEGAWEEWLDHYVEKALINLEKDGFIERSDDDTLIPTETGKIMSSSMISYGTMCSIKAMSPGSTVQDLLEILAGSTEFQDLRIRQGESGFLNKLRINEEIRFPFAEAVKSYADKVFLLLQVTFGNIILEDIAKKTELTSPIQTLMAIYNHAPRIVKAIVQFTLNREYGIAARSALELHRVVVGKAWEDLPTVFRQIPSIGPKSIRVLGQNGVTNFDQLLDVESEKIQLWLNRGHDFARAIHEQARRMPRFHVTMEEENMDYDGTYNVLNLRVNITPKAKVIATESRGKRGGFIAQYNLSTLFLSQSGGFISYRRLELKKLIKNKDNSFIIAVTLNKRCDSVTAIVGVDEVAGCSTVIQYSTNLDESVYPEDLEDDENVEQPPSQRTFVEPTPELEEELLPNGNVKCHHSCKDKLACQHICCKSGVPPRKRNRAGARVSGRSNVRTAADRIRETQYSVESLREELRLVGKGVRRMRQGSQMSRSPSPASNVQTANHKAVIASEMQPNATVVERVRQARIVRSTLSPTVATQPRSRSITPVIPPRAVKNEKEIASGEIKEPLFLPGSDGQHKDDPPRKSIPRSKALISSTSRYFDQPKTSGKAKNASSHKLTTRPVASSGSHPSILDLLPGQATIKHDGGAVNSHDFGPTHGIFSDDGYETLRESPEMKHSRDFPLPKPSIDWYTEEIMQDDPEESTEANKSHAVPNAQAPENWEFNIEEMFADISGSPSSPKQLEEKPKSVLNTNSSPSLKRPARLIIGGFGRPSIKKQRLHEDHTSSNYSPAQPSAQSENPDILRADGNWPAAQGPSTVPRNEMDEFEDWYMGESG from the exons ATGGATTTCGAAGAAGATCAGCCACTGTGGGGTGGATCGCgtcaagaggaagaagacgtcTACTTCGGAAAATTCCACTATGCAGACGAGTACGAGTCTCCGTATCACCCTA ATGATTCTCCAACACCAAGATACAGCATTGGTCTTTCTTCCAGGTCCCTCAATCCTGGACAAAACCTAACCGGCTTTTCAACATCGCAATTCAATCCCTCAAGACATACTCCATCTCCGCTGATTTCAGGTTCTCATTCGCTCCTTCCCGATGTGGCTCCTAACCGAAGTACAAGACAATTCACTCCCCAAAACTCACTTGCCCGCAACTACTCTGCTGTTTTGCAACGAGAACAAAGTGAAAATTATGGAGACGAGatttgggaagatgaagagtttGTTGAAGCAGCCAACGAGAGCTTTACTCACGAGA TTGATAATGCGAAGGAGAATGATCCTGTAATCACGGCAGAGACCATCAGAGGTAGAGAAGAATTGAGGAACAAGACAGTCTTCAACAAGAATGGTAAACCTCTCGTACCATTGTCAAGGCTTC CTATAGATCAGCGCAAATTATTCAAATTTCCCTGTTTTAATGACGTCCAGAGCGAAGTATTTGACGAT GTATATCAAAGTGATGAGAATCTCGTTGTCTCGGCGCCCACTGGTTCCGGAAAGACAACAATCTTTGAACTCGCGTTCCTCCACAACTTGTCTTTTAGAACCCCCGACGACTCGGTCAAGCCTTTAGCGGTATATATCGCGCCCACTAAAGCCCTTTGCAAtgaaaaggccaaggacTGGCAGGAACGGCTAAGTTTAGCGCTTCCGGATGTGATAT GTAGCGAAATAACTGGTGATTATGGCAATACATCCACAATCTACAACTCTATCAGGAGCGCCGATCTGATTGTAACTACA CCAGAGAAATTCGACTCTATGACGCGTCGATCCCGAAATTTAGAGAACATGTCTCAACGACTGCAATTAATCATGATTGATGAG GTCCACATCTTGCGCGAAAGCCGGGGTGCCACCTTGGAAGTCGTCATATCTCGTCTGAAAGGACTTGGTAGGGGAATACGCTTTGTGGCGCTCAGCGCAACAGTGCCAAATATCGACGACATCGCTCGTTGGCTAGGACCGACCAGAAATGAATATGGCCAACTGTCGAGAGGGGTTCTCGTCGGAAGGGAAGTGATCAACgcgaaagaaaagagggcACTGGCAGTTGACGATATGCCCATGGCCAAAGTTTATAAA TTCGGGGAGGAATACAGGCCCGTTCCTCTTCAACGTGAAACTTACGGCATCGAGTCCACCGGAAATGACTGGGCGCTCGCCAATAGACTCGATAAAGAGCTCTTCCCCATACTTTTGAGACACACAGCCGGACAATCCGTCCTGGTTTTCTGTCCTACACGCAAGT CATGTCAATCAACAGCGGAGTCAATATTCCATTCTTACGAAGAAGCTCGGGCAAAAGGGCTAAAACTGCCGTGGCAACACTCACCAGG CGCCCGACTTGAATTGCAAGATAAAAAATTAACTGAATTGTCCACCTGTGGCATTGCTGTTCACCACGCCGGTTTAGACTACGGTGACCGAAGAGCTATTGAAGATGGTTTTCGCGACGGTAAACTTCATATGATAGCGTCTACCTCT ACTTTGGCCGTGGGTGTGAATCTACCGGCGCATACCGTAGTCATCAAAGGCGTCATGGCCTGGCAGGGTGCATCGTCTGGATTCCAAGAATACTCCGACATTGACATTCAG CAAATGGTGGGAAGGGCCGGCCGTCCCCAATATGACACTTCAGGTGTTGTGGTGGTCATGTGTGAGCGCTCTAAAGTGCGGAAG TATCAATCGATGTTAAATTCTCAAACAGTCCTCGAAAGCTGCCT ACATGAAAATCTTACCGAAT ATATCAACAGCGAAATTGGCCAAGGAACTATTAGGTCTGTCTCATCAGCCCAGGAATGGCTCAGAAA TTCATTCTTCCATATTCGCATTCAGCAGAACCCTAAACATTATGCTCTGTCCGACGAAAAAGACAAGCCTATCGAAGGTGCTTGGGAAGAATGGCTCGATCATTACGTCGAG AAAGCTCTTATCAATCTTGAAAAGGATGGCTTTATTGAACGATCCGATGACGATACACTCATCCCTACGGAAACGGGCAAGATCATGAGCAGCAGTATGATTT CATACGGCACC ATGTGCTCGATCAAGGCAATGTCTCCTGGATCGACCGTACAAGATCTGCTAGAAATTTTGGCTGGATCCACAGA GTTTCAAGATTTGCGAATCAGGCAGGGAGAGAGTGGT TTTCTAAACAAGCTTCGGATCAATGAAGAGATCCGTTTCCCCTTTGCAGAAGCTGTGAAAAGCTATGC GGATAAAGTGTTCCTTTTACTTCAAGTGACTTTCGGAAATATCATCCTTGAGGACATTGCCAAGAAGACAGAACTCACTTCACCAATTCAAACTCTTATGGCCATCTACAACCATGCCCCTCGTATTGTTAAAG CTATTGTACAGTTCACTTTGAATCGTGAATACGGCATAGCTGCGCGATCGGCCTTAGAACTCCATCGAGTAGTTGTGGGTAAagcttgggaagacttGCCCACCGTTTTCCGTCAGATCCCCAGCATTG GCCCAAAGTCCATTCGAGTCCTAGGTCAGAACGGCGTCACTA ATTTTGATCAGCTTCTTGACGTGGAATCGGAGAAGATACAGCTATGGCTGAATAGAGGGCATGATTTCGCTCGCGCAATCCATGAACAAGCTCGAAGAATGCCACGCTTCCATGTGACCATGGA GGAGGAAAACATGGACTACGATGGCACTTATAATGTTCTCAACCTGCGCGTGAACATAACGCCCAAGGCTAAGGTCATTGCAACAGAATCTAGAGGCAAACGTGGCGGTTTTATAGCGCAGTATAATCTCTCGACTTTGTTCTTAAGCCAGAGTGGAGGATTCATCAGCTACCGCAGATTAGAGCTGAAGAAACTAATAAAGAACAAGGACAATAGCTTCATCATAGCAGTTACGCTGAACAAGCGCTGTGATAGTGTTACTGCGATAGTCGGGG TCGATGAGGTTGCTGGTTGCTCGACAGTAATTCAGTACAGTACAAATTTGGATGAGTCCGTATATCCCGAagatttggaagatgatgaaaatgtAGAGC AGCCACCTTCACAGAGAACCTTTGTTGAGCCTACTccagagctggaagaggaattgCTTCCGAACGGCAATGTTAAATGTCATCACTCATGTAAGGACAAATTAGCCTGCCAGCACATTTGCTGTAAAAGTGGGGTACCCCCAAGGAAACGGAACAGAGCAGGTGCAAGAGTTTCGGGAAGAAGTAATGTCAGAACAG CTGCGGACCGTATTCGTGAGACACAATACTCCGTAGAATCACTCAGAGAAGAATTAAGACTTGTAGGGAAAG GCGTTCGTAGAATGCGACAGGGCTCTCAAATGAGTCGATCCCCATCCCCTGCTTCAAATGTACAAACTGCCAATCATAAAGCAGTGATTGCCTCAGAGATGCAACCGAACGCGACGG TGGTTGAACGTGTACGCCAAGCGCGTATCGTCCGTAGTACATTATCTCCCACAGTTGCAACTCAACCCAGATCGAGAAGCATCACGCCAGTCATACCTCCTAGAGCAGTCAAGAATGAGA AAGAGATTGCGAGTGGAGAGATAAAAGAACCCTTATTCCTGCCAGGGTCAGATGGGCAGCATAAGGATGACCCTCCACGAAAATCTATCCCTCGCTCCAAAGCATTGATTAGTTCGACATCAAGGTATTTTGATCAACCCAAGACATCCGGCAAGGCAAAAAATGCATCTTCTCACAAGCTCACAACAAGGCCAGTTGCATCTTCTGGctctcatccttccatcctgGATTTATTGCCAGGACAAGCTACAATCAAACATGACGGCGGTGCCGTCAATTCTCACGATTTCGGACCTACCCACGGCATCTTTTCTGACGATGGTTATGAAACATTGCGGGAGAGCCCCGAAATGAAACATTCAAGGgatttccctcttcctaAACCATCGATCGACTGGTACACAGAAGAGATCATGCAGGACGATCCTGAAGAATCCACGGAGGCTAACAAATCGCATGCTGTACCCAACGCGCAGGCACCTGAAAACTGGGAGTTCAATATTGAAGAGATGTTTGCAGACATCAGCGGatccccatcttctccaaaacaGCTAGAAGAGAAGCCAAAGTCAGTTCTCAATACAAATTCTAGCCCTTCGCTCAAGCGGCCAGCGCGGCTCATCATTGGCGGTTTCGGACGTCCATCGATAAAAAAGCAAAGGCTCCATGAGGACCACACATCAAGCAATTATTCACCGGCCCAACCTTCTGCTCAATCAGAGAATCCCGATATCTTACGTGCAGATGGTAACTGGCCTGCAGCACAAGGAC CTTCAACAGTGCCGCGGAATGAAATGGATGAATTTGAAGATTGGTACATGGGTGAGAGCGGATAG
- a CDS encoding F-box protein 9, with translation MSTQVSTPSTPSFPNTPDVVEEMEKLQINPSQEPTSTSLQINDDEELERFRAQWREELKSKKAGTESGVNVGNVIWKGKRQSVERDHEESKGHATLTSPKASRMAHSLPKFEDDNDVPRAGPSKATPAIAIIKGVNHSKAHPKKFRTDKERAVQTYAKAVESEQSGQLNEALILYRRAFKMDDDVDKLYTRSVAKATAQQVLEQQGTSENPLPAIPNSTDIVQPSAPVEEPYSFQRHIQLHPDYVKSSAVPIASSKTPSRSALTAILDSLPIASYEFTFLPEDEDLPIPIASLPAELIDPILAHLDVIWVERFAATCWRARYLTQCSNVWRRLAHRIYREPAMLPPGGLTVKDLVQRHAGEWRTTLIEEERVRMDGCYIAVCHYIRPGAGDEWIAITHLITYHRFLRFYPDGSVISFLTTDHPSEIVPVLRPSLRGKGLHFGRWRLIRSDAKHNPEIDPEWVPSKSGEKRPARIIISDLLEPGVEEPKYEFEMELALRQTSRGRWNKLDILEYRSINLTTGETLALSLKNQKPFFFSKVRSYNPPF, from the exons ATGTCTACTCAGGTGTCCACTCCCAGCACACCCTCGTTCCCCAACACGCCGGACGTGGTcgaagaaatggagaagTTACAAATCAACCCGTCCCAGGAGCCCACATCAACGTCATTACAAATCAACGACGATGAGGAGCTCGAGAGATTTCGAGCCCAGTGGCGTGAGGAACTCAAATCCAAGAAAGCTGGGACCGAAAGCGGAGTGAATGTTGGGAACGTTATCTGGAAGGGCAAGAGACAAAGCGTGGAACGGGATCATGAGGAGAGTAAGGGCCACGCCACCTTGACATCGCCCAAGGCTTCTCGGATGGCACACAGCCTGCCTAAGTTCGAAGACGATAACGATGTTCCTAGAGCTGGTCCATCGAAAGCTACCCCAGCAATAGCCATTATCAAAGGTGTCAACCATAGCAAGGCGCATCCGAAAAAGTTCAGAACCGACAAGGAGCGCGCCGTGCAGACGTACGCTAAGGCAGTAGAGAGCGAGCAGAGTGGCCAGCTCAATGAAGCCTTGATACTCTATCGGAGAGCATTCAAGATGGATG ATGATGTGGATAAACTCTACACTCGTTCTGTCGCGAAAGCCACTGCCCAACAAGTCCTGGAACAGCAAGGGACGAGTGAAAATCCCTTGCCAGCTATTCCCAATTCTACCGATATCGTTCAGCCGTCAGCACCTGTAGAGGAGCCCTATTCGTTCCAGCGTCATATCCAACTCCACCCGGACTACGTCAAATCTTCCGCTGTCCCAATAGCTTCATCCAAGACACCATCTAGATCAGCTCTGACGGCCATCCTCGACTCGTTACCGATCGCTTCCTACGAGTTTACGTTTTTgccagaagatgaggatttgCCTATACCGATTGCAAGTCTCCCAGCAGAGCTCATAGATCCTATCCTTGCTCATTTGGACGTCATCTGGGTGGAACGATTCGCCGCTACATGTTGGCGCGCGAGGTATCTCACACAATGCTCAAATGTTTGGAGAAGATTAGCCCACAGGATCTATAGAGAGCCTGCTATGCTTCCTCCAGGGGGGCTCACAGTGAAGGATCTGGTGCAAAGGCACGCGGGCGAATGGCGAACGACGTTGatcgaagaggaaagggttAGGATGGACGGATGTTATATTGCTGTGTGTCATTATAT TCGACCTGGTGCGGGAGATGAATGGATCGCG ATCACCCATCTGA TCACATACCATCGCTTCCTGCGTTTCTATCCAGACGGCTCAGTGATCTCTTTCCTAACAACGGACCA TCCCTCCGAAATCGTTCCTGTTCTCCGTCCATCTTTGCGCGGCAAAGGCTTACATTTCGGTCGCTGGCGACTCATCCGCTCAGACGCTAAACACAATCCCGAAATCGATCCCGAATGGGTTCCATCAAAATCCGGGGAAAAGCGTCCCGCAAGAATTATCATCTCGGACTTATTAGAGCCTGGGGTGGAAGAGCCAAAATATGAGTTTGAGATGGAGCTGGCTTTGAGACAGACAAGTCGTGGAAG GTGGAACAAGCTTGATATTCTTGAATATCGTTCGATCAATCTCACTACAGGCGAAACTTTGGCGCTTTCGCTCAAGAATCAGAAgccgttcttcttctcaaa AGTGCGATCCTACAACCCGCCATTCTGA
- a CDS encoding small nuclear ribonucleoprotein, whose protein sequence is MGRLAEAQRRLLEQMMGPEAMGIQPVNLDWWNEKVCRNFLFGTCLHTLFGNTKMDLGPCPKVHSDRILKQFREHAEANPNDPRLSAFRQEHENSLYSFVEDCDRRIRASQRKLEKTPEENRKTVDLMREIGEIELSIQGGTEEIEALGEAGKVEESMEKLAAVDALKAMKAEKEKELQHLNENAGASGHQKLRVCETCGAMLSVLDSDKRLADHFGGKLHLGYHELRKILSAFSEARMTGRPIPIIPPKSPRADGDEPLPFSAPAIPAAAPAAPTGPRAGLNPPMGPSGNEPHTPHHARVPPAEEMPVVGHGDKVKREAGELVEDLKEERAMEERDKEREKYRERERDRDDRHDRSRYDDRDRDRYRDRERERDSRYGGDRDRKRSYDSRERSRSPAKRRVL, encoded by the exons ATGGGTCGATTAGCCGAAGCACAGAGAAGGCTCCTTGAG CAAATGATGGGCCCCGAAGCAATGGGTATTCAGCCGGTCAATCTCGACTGGTGGAACGAAAAAGTCTGTAGGAACTTCCTCTTCGGGACATGTTTGCACACTTTGTTTGGTAACACT AAAATGGATCTTGGACCATGCCCCAAGGTTCATTCTGACCGTATCCTCAAACAATTTCGAGAACACGCCGAAGCAAACCCCAACGATCCCAGGCTCTCTGCTTTCAGACAAGAGCACGAAAACAGCCTGTACTCATTTGTGGAGGATTGTGACAGGAGGATAAGGGCGAGTCAGCGAAAGTTGGAAAAGACACCCGAAGAGAACAGAAAGACCGTCGATCTC ATGAGGGAAATTGGAGAAATCGAGCTTTCTATCCAAGGTGGTACGGAGGAAATTGAGGCGCTTGGTGAGGcaggaaaggttgaagagtCTATGGAGAAACTTGCCGCCGTCGACGCTCTCAAGGCGATGAAGGccgaaaaagaaaaggaactTCAGCACCTTAACGAAAACGCTGGTGCAAGTGGTCACCAGAAGCTTCGTGTCTGCGAGACTTGC GGTGCCATGTTGAGTGTTCTTGACTCTGACAAACGTCTTGCCGACCACTTCGGTGGTAAGCTCCATTTGGGTTACCACGAGCTCCGTAAAATCCTCAGCGCCTTCTCCGAAGCCCGCATGACCGGTCGACCCATACCCATCATCCCTCCAAAATCCCCTCGAGCGGATGGGGATGAGCCTTTACCGTTCTCCGCCCCCGCTATCCCTGCCGCTGCGCCTGCTGCTCCCACTGGTCCTCGTGCTGGACTAAACCCGCCTATGGGCCCTTCAGGCAACGAGCCGCACACGCCCCACCACGCCCGTGTTCCCCCTGCTGAAGAGATGCCCGTTGTGGGACATGGCGACAAGGTGAAGCGCGAGGCTGGCGAGCTGGTAGAGGAtctgaaggaagagagggcgatggaagaaagagataaggagagggagaagtaTAGGGAACGAGAGAGAGATAGGGATGATAGGCATGATAGGAGCAGATATGACGACAGGGATAGGGACAGGTATAGAGAccgagagagggagagggacaGCAGGTATGGGGGAGATAGGGATAGGAAGAGGAGCTACGA CAGCCGTGAGAGATCGAGGTCTCCAGCCAAGCGACGCGTTCTGTAA
- a CDS encoding small nuclear ribonucleoprotein, variant translates to MGRLAEAQRRLLEQMMGPEAMGIQPVNLDWWNEKVCRNFLFGTCLHTLFGNTKMDLGPCPKVHSDRILKQFREHAEANPNDPRLSAFRQEHENSLYSFVEDCDRRIRASQRKLEKTPEENRKTVDLMREIGEIELSIQGGTEEIEALGEAGKVEESMEKLAAVDALKAMKAEKEKELQHLNENAGASGHQKLRVCETCGAMLSVLDSDKRLADHFGGKLHLGYHELRKILSAFSEARMTGRPIPIIPPKSPRADGDEPLPFSAPAIPAAAPAAPTGPRAGLNPPMGPSGNEPHTPHHARVPPAEEMPVVGHGDKVKREAGELVEDLKEERAMEERDKEREKYRERERDRDDRHDRSRYDDRDRDRYRDRERERDSRYGGDRDRKRSYDRERSRSPAKRRVL, encoded by the exons ATGGGTCGATTAGCCGAAGCACAGAGAAGGCTCCTTGAG CAAATGATGGGCCCCGAAGCAATGGGTATTCAGCCGGTCAATCTCGACTGGTGGAACGAAAAAGTCTGTAGGAACTTCCTCTTCGGGACATGTTTGCACACTTTGTTTGGTAACACT AAAATGGATCTTGGACCATGCCCCAAGGTTCATTCTGACCGTATCCTCAAACAATTTCGAGAACACGCCGAAGCAAACCCCAACGATCCCAGGCTCTCTGCTTTCAGACAAGAGCACGAAAACAGCCTGTACTCATTTGTGGAGGATTGTGACAGGAGGATAAGGGCGAGTCAGCGAAAGTTGGAAAAGACACCCGAAGAGAACAGAAAGACCGTCGATCTC ATGAGGGAAATTGGAGAAATCGAGCTTTCTATCCAAGGTGGTACGGAGGAAATTGAGGCGCTTGGTGAGGcaggaaaggttgaagagtCTATGGAGAAACTTGCCGCCGTCGACGCTCTCAAGGCGATGAAGGccgaaaaagaaaaggaactTCAGCACCTTAACGAAAACGCTGGTGCAAGTGGTCACCAGAAGCTTCGTGTCTGCGAGACTTGC GGTGCCATGTTGAGTGTTCTTGACTCTGACAAACGTCTTGCCGACCACTTCGGTGGTAAGCTCCATTTGGGTTACCACGAGCTCCGTAAAATCCTCAGCGCCTTCTCCGAAGCCCGCATGACCGGTCGACCCATACCCATCATCCCTCCAAAATCCCCTCGAGCGGATGGGGATGAGCCTTTACCGTTCTCCGCCCCCGCTATCCCTGCCGCTGCGCCTGCTGCTCCCACTGGTCCTCGTGCTGGACTAAACCCGCCTATGGGCCCTTCAGGCAACGAGCCGCACACGCCCCACCACGCCCGTGTTCCCCCTGCTGAAGAGATGCCCGTTGTGGGACATGGCGACAAGGTGAAGCGCGAGGCTGGCGAGCTGGTAGAGGAtctgaaggaagagagggcgatggaagaaagagataaggagagggagaagtaTAGGGAACGAGAGAGAGATAGGGATGATAGGCATGATAGGAGCAGATATGACGACAGGGATAGGGACAGGTATAGAGAccgagagagggagagggacaGCAGGTATGGGGGAGATAGGGATAGGAAGAGGAGCTACGA CCGTGAGAGATCGAGGTCTCCAGCCAAGCGACGCGTTCTGTAA
- a CDS encoding succinate-semialdehyde dehydrogenase (NADP) codes for MPSFTQTQDLASLLSDASHFKQKGYINGEWVSASDGATFPLYNPATGAKLADMPHMPRSQVAEAINAAKAAFPAWAALTAYQRQSYLLKLFKEMEEHKEDLAIILCTENGKPLTESRVEITYGASFLTWNAAEALRTYGQTIPSPYPGTRNTVIKQPIGVCGLITPWNFPNAMITRKMAPALAAGCTVVIKAPAETPLSALAMCVLCERVGIPPGVVNVVTMDKGERENAAGLELCENVKVSKISFTGSTPVGRLLMKQSSGTLKKLSFELGGNAAFIIFDDADLDLAINGVIASKFRAAGQTCICANRIFVHSKIYDDFARRLVERVKAFKVGNGIEEGVTIGPLVSQRGVEKVERHVQDAVDLGAKVLVGGKRIDKGEGSCFYEPTVLVDVPRQCAVSDEETFGPLAPLFKFDDEDDVVERANSSEVGLAAYFYTKDLARTHRVAEKLEVGMVAVNTGAIAQACVPFGGVKQSGFGREGGPSGIDEFMVDKLITIGGL; via the exons ATGCCGAGCTTTACTCAAACTCAAGACCTTGCT TCCTTGCTTTCAGATGCTTCCCATTTCAAGCAGAAGGGATACATCAACGGCGAATGGGTATCTGCTTCTGATGGGGCTACTTTCCCCTTGTATAACCCTGCGACTGGCGCTAAACTTGCGGACATGCCTCATATGCCACGCTCTCAGGTCGCCGAGGCTATC AATGCCGCCAAAGCTGCTTTCCCTGCCTGGGCTGCTCTTACCGCTTACCAAAGACAGAGCTACTTGTTAAAGCTGTTtaaagagatggaggagcaCAAGGAGGATCTGGCTATCATCCTTTGTACGGAGAACGGAAAGCCTTTGACCGAGAGTCGAGTAGAAATCACTTATGgagcttccttcttgacttGGAATGCCGCTGAAGCGCTGAG AACCTACGGCCAGACCATCCCCAGTCCGTACCCTGGGACACGCAACACTGTTATCAAGCAGCCCATCGGCGTCTGCGGTTTGATCACCCCCTG GAATTTCCCCAATGCCATGATCACACGTAAAATGGCACCTGCTCTCGCTGCAGGCTGTACCGTCGTCATTAAAGCCCCCGCCGAGACTCCCTTATCCGCTCTCGCCATGTGTGTCCTTTGCGAGCGTGTCGGTATCCCCCCTGGTGTCGTCAACGTCGTGACCATGGAcaagggagagagagaaaatgCTGCGGGTCTTGAGCTCTGTGAAAA CGTCAAGGTCTCCAAAATTTCTTTTACCGGGTCAACCCCTGTTGGTCGACTTCTCATGAAGCAAAGTAGCGGAACGCTCAAGAAGCTGTCGTTTGAATTGGGAGGAAACGCAGC cttcatcatctttgacGATGCCGATCTCGACTTGGCAATCAATGGCGTGATTGCATCCAAGTTCCGTGCCGCTGGGCAGACATGTATCTGCGCT AACCGTATCTTTGTCCATTCCAAGATTTACGATGACTTTGCCAGACGATTGGTCGAGCGAGTCAAGGCGTTCAAAGTCGGTAACGGTATCGAGGAAGGCGTTACTATCGGTCCCCTCGTCTCACAGCGAGGTGTGGAAAAAGTCGAGCGACATGTGCAAGACGCAGTTGACCTTGGTGCAAAGGTCCTTGTTGGAGGAAAGCGAATCGATAAGGGCGAAGGATCATGCTTCTACGAACCTACAGTTCTCGTTGATGTACCTCGACAATGTGCCGTCTCAGACGAAGAAACTTTTGGTCCCCTCGCACCCTTGTTCAAgtttgacgatgaggacgatgTTGTCGAAAGAGCCAACAGCAGTGAGGTCGGCCTTGCCGCGTACTTCTACACCAAGGACCTTGCTAGAACACACCGAGTTGCAGAGAAGTTGGAGGTTGGGATGGTTGCTGTCAACACCGGTGCTATCGCGCAGGCATGTGTACCTTTCGGTGGTGTGAAGCAAAGCGGGTTTGGAAGGGAAGGCGGTCCTTCTGGCATTGACGAGTTCATGGTGGACAAG CTCATCACCATCGGAGGTCTGTAG